From one Pecten maximus chromosome 8, xPecMax1.1, whole genome shotgun sequence genomic stretch:
- the LOC117333756 gene encoding peroxisomal sarcosine oxidase-like: MAEGIVYDVIVVGAGIVGSYTAYHARKAGKTTLLLEQFPLPHNRGSSHGQSRTIRSAYGAQEYYTKMMNKAFRMWKELEEQSNKKLLRQTGLLCIGQKGVNYLDETAKCLQKNKTPFRRLDDENFQATYPMLSFSPGIGGAVVDCSAGFLLAGRALTAIQNQYRKIGGLLKDGEKMVEIIPGEVIRVRTDVGLYQAKTIVLCVGPWAKKVLTKLGVAVPLQTQKIKVCYWKEKIPGTFSSRQFPVFSQVNAIGPYLVYGVPCEEYPDLVKVCLHYGPAVDPDYRDTVDDNWVKEALQKYVIEHLPGLEPYPVITESCIYTNTPDEDFILDRHPSWGNIVIGAGFSGHGFKLAPVVGEILSKMATGLIPEEDMSYFKLNRFTKSRL, translated from the exons ATGGCGGAGGGAATtgtgtatgacgtcatagtgGTGGGCGCCGGGATAGTGGGGTCTTATACTGCCTACCATGCCCGTAAGGCGGGGAAGACAACGCTTCTCCTTGAACAG tTCCCACTACCCCACAATCGTGGGAGCTCGCACGGTCAGTCCAGGACTATTCGGAGCGCATATGGAGCCCAAGAATATTATACAAAGATGATGAACAAGGCCTTCCGAATGTGGAAGGAGCTCGAGGAACAATCTAATAAGAAACTATTGAG ACAAACTGGCTTGCTGTGTATTGGTCAAAAGGGTGTAAACTACCTGGATGAAACAGCGAAATGCTTGCAGAAGAATAAAACTCCATTTCGAAGACTGGATGACGAAAACTTCCAAGCCACTTATCCTATGCTCTCCTTTTCTCCGGGAATTGGTGGCGCCGTCGTCGACTGTAGTGCGGGATTTTTGTTAGCTGGTAGGGCGCTAACTGCTATTCAG AACCAATACCGGAAGATAGGGGGCTTGCTCAAAGATGGAGAGAAAATGGTGGAGATAATCCCAGGGGAGGTGATTAGGGTGAGGACAGACGTGGGGTTGTACCAGGCCAAGACTATCGTGTTGTGCGTGGGGCCGTGGGCCAAAAAAGTACTCACCAAGCTCGGGGTAGCTGTTCCTCTTCAG ACACAGAAAATTAAGGTATGTTATTGGAAAGAGAAAATACCTGGCACTTTCAGTTCACGGCAGTTTCCGGTGTTCTCCCAGGTTAATGCTATTGGCCCCTACCTTGTGTACGGGGTTCCGTGTGAAGAGTATCCGGATTTAGTGAAG GTGTGTCTACACTACGGCCCGGCGGTAGACCCGGATTACCGAGACACGGTGGACGATAATTGGGTGAAGGAGGCACTGCAGAAATACGTAATAGAGCACCTTCCAGGCCTTGAACCATACCCTGTTATAACAGAGTCATGCATATATACg AACACACCTGATGAAGACTTCATACTGGACCGTCATCCTTCGTGGGGTAACATCGTCATAGGAGCTGGATTCTCCG GACATGGTTTCAAGCTGGCTCCAGTGGTAGGAGAAATTCTTTCAAAAATGGCGACCGGACTGATCCCGGAGGAAGACATGTCCTACTTCAAATTAAATCGTTTTACAAAATCACGGTtatga